A genomic window from Thermovirga sp. includes:
- the uvrB gene encoding excinuclease ABC subunit UvrB, with translation MRQREATLSDKLKAFELRSEWPPAGDQPEAIGRLAEGFRKGERFQCLLGVTGSGKTFAMANVIERLQRPALVLAHNKTLAAQLYSEFKEFFPENAVHYFVSYYDYYQPEAYVPVSDVYIEKDASINERIEKLRLATTKSLLERKDVIVVASVSCIYGLGKRKAYEEAIFRFALGERFERRDFLSRLVSNHYERNDLDLRPGTFRARGGAIEVFPAYSDTAVRVHLEDDVVEKIDEIEPLTGKSILSKPKAAIFPAQHYITTQDAIGDALPKIEEELQERLQYFRSRDKLLEAQRLEMRTRYDMEMLSEVGYCSGIENYSRILDGRQPGETPGTLLDFFPEDFLFFIDESHITIPQVQGMYNGDRARKQTLVDHGFRLPSCLDNRPLKWDEFYAFLKQACFVSATPGDWEMSVSSTVAELIVRPTGVVDPEVIVAPATGQVDDLTERLRKVAARGERALVTTLTKRSSEDLAEYLSEIGFGVKYIHSELDAFERTGLIRDLRRGEISVLVGVNLLREGLDLPEVSFVGILDADREGFLRSRRSLIQMIGRAARNTAGQVILYADQETGSIKTALEETSRRREKQLNFNRMHNITPRTVHKKVLSLLPEEQSVDIPLEISLRPGGEGFTSQELERMMWKAVEDLDFEKAAVLRDILQKGQGGGFRRAAMDRGKRSKAAQPEKHRRRHT, from the coding sequence ATGCGTCAAAGGGAGGCAACCTTGAGCGATAAATTGAAAGCCTTTGAACTTCGATCCGAATGGCCGCCGGCGGGAGACCAACCGGAGGCCATCGGCCGCCTTGCCGAAGGCTTCAGGAAGGGCGAGCGTTTCCAATGCCTCTTAGGGGTTACCGGCAGCGGCAAGACTTTCGCGATGGCCAATGTCATTGAAAGGCTGCAGAGGCCCGCCCTTGTCCTGGCGCACAACAAGACCCTGGCGGCTCAACTCTACAGCGAGTTCAAGGAGTTTTTTCCGGAAAACGCGGTTCACTATTTTGTCAGTTACTACGATTATTACCAGCCGGAGGCCTACGTACCAGTATCCGATGTCTATATTGAAAAGGACGCTTCCATAAACGAGAGGATCGAAAAGCTAAGGCTGGCCACGACGAAGTCACTTCTTGAAAGAAAAGATGTAATAGTCGTGGCGAGCGTTTCGTGCATCTACGGTCTTGGCAAGAGAAAGGCCTATGAAGAAGCCATTTTCCGCTTTGCCCTGGGAGAACGTTTTGAACGCAGGGATTTTCTCTCAAGGCTTGTCTCAAATCACTACGAAAGGAATGATTTGGACCTCCGTCCGGGTACTTTTCGTGCTAGGGGCGGGGCCATCGAAGTCTTCCCAGCGTACAGCGACACGGCCGTGAGGGTACACCTGGAGGATGATGTAGTCGAAAAGATCGATGAGATAGAACCGTTGACGGGAAAGAGCATCCTCTCCAAGCCCAAGGCCGCGATATTCCCGGCCCAGCATTACATAACGACCCAGGATGCTATCGGCGACGCCCTTCCTAAGATCGAGGAAGAGCTCCAGGAAAGGCTGCAATATTTCAGATCCAGGGATAAACTCCTCGAGGCGCAGCGGCTGGAAATGAGGACCAGGTACGATATGGAGATGCTCTCCGAGGTGGGGTACTGTTCCGGGATTGAGAACTACTCCCGGATCCTCGATGGAAGGCAACCCGGTGAAACACCGGGAACATTGCTGGATTTCTTCCCCGAGGATTTTCTTTTCTTCATCGATGAATCCCATATCACGATACCCCAGGTACAGGGAATGTATAACGGGGACAGGGCCAGGAAGCAGACCCTGGTGGACCATGGGTTCAGACTGCCGTCATGCCTCGACAACCGTCCCCTTAAGTGGGACGAGTTCTACGCTTTTTTGAAGCAGGCCTGTTTCGTATCTGCCACTCCTGGAGACTGGGAAATGAGTGTCTCCTCGACTGTAGCCGAATTGATCGTACGTCCCACCGGAGTTGTCGATCCCGAAGTGATCGTTGCGCCCGCGACGGGGCAGGTAGACGACCTGACGGAAAGATTGAGAAAGGTTGCCGCCAGGGGAGAGAGGGCGCTTGTAACCACCCTTACTAAACGGTCCTCCGAGGATCTTGCCGAGTACCTATCGGAGATAGGTTTTGGTGTTAAATATATCCACTCCGAACTGGACGCCTTTGAGAGGACGGGACTGATCAGGGACCTCCGAAGGGGAGAAATCTCGGTTCTGGTGGGCGTGAATCTACTCAGGGAAGGACTTGACCTACCCGAGGTTTCCTTCGTGGGAATCCTCGATGCCGATAGGGAAGGTTTCCTCCGCTCCAGGAGATCCCTCATCCAGATGATAGGAAGAGCTGCCAGGAATACGGCAGGCCAAGTGATCCTTTACGCCGACCAGGAGACGGGCAGCATAAAAACCGCCCTTGAGGAAACGTCAAGGAGAAGGGAAAAGCAGTTAAATTTCAACAGGATGCATAACATTACTCCCAGGACCGTGCATAAGAAGGTCCTGTCCCTGCTCCCGGAGGAACAATCGGTGGATATTCCCCTTGAAATATCCTTGAGGCCGGGAGGTGAAGGTTTCACCAGCCAGGAACTGGAGAGGATGATGTGGAAGGCCGTTGAGGATCTTGATTTCGAGAAGGCGGCCGTCCTGAGGGATATTCTCCAGAAGGGCCAAGGAGGCGGATTCAGACGTGCCGCAATGGATAGAGGTAAGAGGAGCAAGGCAGCACAACCTGAAAAACATAGACGTAGACATACCTAG